In Anas platyrhynchos isolate ZD024472 breed Pekin duck chromosome 7, IASCAAS_PekinDuck_T2T, whole genome shotgun sequence, one genomic interval encodes:
- the CXCR4 gene encoding C-X-C chemokine receptor type 4, whose product MARSMDASLDSLDLSSGLIIEFSDNGTDEIGSGDYGDYGEPCFQHENADFNRIFLPTIYSIIFLTGIIGNGLVIVVMGYQKKQRSMTDKYRLHLSVADLLFVITLPFWSVDAAISWYFGNVLCKAVHVIYTVNLYSSVLILAFISLDRYLAIVHATNSQRPRKLLAEKVVYVGVWLPAVLLTVPDIIFASTSEVEGKYLCDRIYPHENWLISFRFQHILVGLVLPGLIILTCYCIIISKLSHSKGHQKRKALKTTVILILAFFACWLPYYIGISIDTFILLGVIRHRCSLETIVHKWISITEALAFFHCCLNPILYAFLGAKFKTSAQNALTSVSRGSSLKILSKSKRGGHSSVSTESESSSFHSS is encoded by the exons ATGGCTCGGAGCATGGACGCCAGCCTCGACAGCCTGGAT ctgtcctCTGGGCTGATCATCGAATTTTCTGATAATGGCACGGATGAGATCGGCTCAGGTGACTACGGAGACTACGGAGAGCCCTGCTTCCAGCATGAAAACGCTGATTTCAACCGGATCTTCTTGCCGACTATCTACTCCATCATCTTCCTAACGGGAATAATCGGGAATGGATTGGTTATTGTTGTTATGGGCTACCAGAAGAAGCAGAGGAGCATGACTGATAAATACAGGCTGCACCTCTCTGTGGCTGACCTCCTTTTCGTCATCACCTTGCCGTTCTGGTCTGTGGATGCGGCGATAAGCTGGTACTTTGGGAATGTGCTCTGTAAGGCAGTTCACGTCATTTACACAGTCAACCTCTATAGCAGTGTCTTGATTCTGGCCTTCATAAGTTTAGATCGTTACCTGGCAATAGTCCATGCCACCAACAGCCAGCGCCCACGAAAGCTGTTGGCTGAGAAGGTGGTGTATGTAGGCGTGTGGCTACCCGCCGTGCTTCTGACAGTGCCTGATATAATTTTTGCCAGTACTAGTGAAGTAGAAGGAAAGTATCTGTGTGATCGCATATACCCTCATGAGAACTGGCTGATTTCGTTCAGATTTCAGCATATCTTGGTAGGACTTGTCTTGCCTGGTCTGATAATCCTGACATGCTACTGTATTATAATATCCAAGCTGTCACATTCAAAAGGCCACCAGAAGCGCAAAGCCTTGAAGACAACAGTCATCCTCATCctcgccttctttgcctgctgGCTGCCGTATTACATTGGCATCAGCATAGATACATTCATCTTGCTTGGAGTCATCAGACATCGCTGCAGCTTGGAGACGATCGTGCATAAATGGATCTCCATTACAGAAGCCCTAGCATTcttccattgctgcctgaatccGATTCTCTATGCCTTCCTGGGTGCCAAATTCAAGACATCAGCACAAAACGCCTTGACATCAGTTAGCAGAGGATCAAGCCTCAAGAttctttcaaaaagcaaacGTGGGGGACATTCTTCTGTTTCTACAGAGTCAGAGTCATCGAGTTTCCATTCCAGCTAA